The proteins below are encoded in one region of Paraflavitalea devenefica:
- a CDS encoding Tc toxin subunit A-related protein: MTHTDKSTARLMKTGLAGNLARQLAGKGIRSAIQLANISIDQLQELLGDASLGKDTVYNIRKRARVMKALIDNHLVTVRGQVSPAYKALASTNPNNNIINFHEGMESYPEMFGSPDYAADAEFDSMISPAAYLVDLMRYINEYIIQPPNEEDKALLLQSRRPDIWNIPLDQEHTVKEIPYLELVNGILQTKLDKEGRIEADGSVNEQDKIGNALQYMAETIFPFNLPFNTPLEKTRKYLEALQTTLYDIYTTFNIDPEAQTREYLKLTPEQTAYLTTPLVNKDSLNLAYGYIKTDNPKPHFTGIESNANLGSLTNAEVFMNQVAFTQTSQLEALFYQNINRGLPGANQLLNNLFINKRSNQHHLVYSPAETTGPGWADEGVWTDASYYSTLQRVVAGDELYLLVRTQNGMDTWQFNSAHRNWVQLTAATPAWSDEAGWDQEEYYSTIQAVAAENDNPLAHKKLYLFGRYADGMHAWVFDTTTHTWAEVVNVLEWPDWSDANGWNKPEYYRTIKTVALGHRIFLLGRQPGGVLTWYLDTTLNVWTPVIPPLDSVIPDFTDAKGWTNPAYYLTIQVIAYKDQLFLTGRSEFGIETYSLYFIEEQVAEWFYAPFPFPQWEDYTPWWLPASYLTIQTFKADDHLFLLGSGPDGIELYWLELIEHVLFQWVYVPAGTMPNWTVADWQDPSNYATIRAFATGKNIGLVGRSASGIQTWELDLANLQWSQLEAGSPAWSDAAGWNDPSYYTTIHPVTINHSVLLTGCTKTAIDTWRFNVLKQTWVKQELIKAVIELEDQLQYARLDMAVLDRLNRFIRLAGITGWPYEDLDWAFIATGADDITMGSLTALKDLQWIMDALNLTAWQATAFWHDIKTYGEGNGPVSQAPFDLVFNQPMPFVKSNLATINDPSPRLYHPLYQPNPNYQDEPVVWQTDGKSAGSHAIIFRLMAALNLDARNLKALIDYFNGSALYTNSNEIQLGVENLSVLYRYALLANSLQLSIPELVILLEFLDLKNLFFFSSSDIVSIVTCNQWMVENKLTVYQLNYISNTISSKWIDTGFDLLKVPDLLKSLSAAAIQWYLNAGELQFQNLMTEPISRVFYNTLAYKGAIDDRGIVLENDFSFPEISGCFVCEELSFAVQHQLTPIGKVGNVVKGTASQIIIPSNPNSSFPVQTAGAGAVCCWFKYDGKQTGTCTLYSLYTTGQTPNITKVQLIGGSLVLTTQNNNPQVIGKIPDGDQWHFLVLSYKEQLISLDNLPPFTNLSGLQIPAGITGTLALGESGDSFETGMAELRVFDASVTAAAIVQELYPSADNPSGPVKGNTNYWPLNEGQGSATAKDIAGDINGAYAGQPAWNIIFNTVIPDGFNYLDTNGCLIPAFDPVTNDPGSQPFIDLWKTIVNLRNILNKKISTQKQGALQKLADYFQVNKNLAVYADYMAAKDEFPHYVQTLLAYRFSLNWLEFSLDLDRTAPFISNYLVDQFNANKINIREKATITRLPDADGNPANKWLITESADDLYFLDKRDGALDIYKLLPAERPLVFAADGSFPTDDKYSKYHIDGSFNQDRPALYFSSSDGQLAALLKEGDYVRVVIYELPGTEKDIVAQINDFITDLGQLLFTVKTLQLSDEEFKCLVDNSDRFFTSARETTRGVFSLDQIKAVLLFKKLNSTYQEEDMSFANYFYRPDDMGSLVNYIAQLTQWDAQGLQQLSQWNCPYELFATINIPGNLNPSATAIGAGGSYAIAGYPSLNSVLVYQLEGEKWEALPAIPAPQHAGSFGAAVMIQSYADVDTIKLRAFITDTAVNNGAGVVYIYEYNRDTKMWSQPISLTAPDAAAGAAFGNTIAVYGNRLAIGAPNAGANQSGNVYLFQYGSGQWTYQKADFPVQSGDKSVGSSISLYDDIITIGSVSYAYIFRINNAAVVPVVPAVPCSTAKVVTNGNIVVMSAMSGVHPVISYITDVNTDKPSTIKALTNAAFSGICTIAIEDDALVVNDATNTCFIYYIQDNILSFRNAFQLPACPLISLQPWPIALSEGNLIIGAADGNKPILLFYGTKHDIHWFGFADDCFKLANKLGVSIGSLLGFIGLSKLQLKVRSTTDNPDPDPDHNNAIYASYEDYAAKLASALAIGRSPDEWDTVYNPLRNKFLERERDALAGYMIFSLRNRFTDITGINDLYELLLIDVGSGGCRSISTIKAALNSLQLYIERCRMQLEPYTSIRGNEEEGNAAEVEWSWMSHYRIWEANREVFLFPEKYIDPTLRKDKTSVYADLQNKLSQSNLTNDSATAAFQSYFHDLEALTGLTVVSSCMGRIASFVNGRIIIKNTWFVIAKTKNRNEGYYYRMADAILPADTPDTWVNWTNWEKINISIRGDSAACIYAGGRLYLFWLEFTRQQVSGNSNTYSSDKTFHYDTKVYYSFQNSNGQWANPHEVPDPDNALDFTFIPSGVDPAQVILPPKPDINVFNDYLDIADLLISIGAQNGGIKPSSELSLPVDAVLNLYERYMWTFDKTNADLRGNYPLGTGKGVSFVPGKGVFVNRGVLDLSMSYQGGLLLPSYFNTWFNDSFTLGCWISPLVTAGTRPILYPAAAAPYPLSIQLINGNVVVGVGPQVITSNTQLWNKAWYFIVVRYNAQTRELSIFINGALDNRAIMTDGLQGNVPLLLGSDGANFAYGNMADMFMVHATLPDPEVLTIYTQYIGFEVSDDVESYEWELNTNLEEVQHDPDYALLPSSLPAHFVNLDIPPLNARNVLDLNLGGSYHQYATLPAHFNTFFNHSFTIGIWVLGNFVSTGDYPILASSAATPGESFCLLIRDDTAFMDFYNSSTQGKVQLAANKWYFLVFTYDEASQTQSIFVNGLPDNASAGHLPYTGSSPLNLGLYNNAYTTCLMADLLLVNKALSASQIWAIYTGIDKPRNLPAPADNTMALNVIQNVNGRRIQRLNEDLFMGGADYLYAKNSGNITASDLSAGAPYGKYTWELFYHIPMLIAQLLSSNQHFEDAKRWYEYLFKPTAADQSNDRFWQLGYFRSLGKPEDIVKILTGNAQKDTDQVLLYDLDPFDPEAIAYLRPGAFEKKTVVNYITNLLNWGDNLFSQYTWETITQAEMLYVLAKELLGKRPDISGSFKKRVPITIAEIENEYQNHIPQFVIDIEDMQPPVHPRMQYTPRLSASLSNFYFGIPENDELAVCQDLVETRLFEIRNCLNILGQQQSLALFEPPINPMMLVAAGAAGVNLADVPISYATTIPYFRFAKMIEYAKAVTERVIDFGRQILGALERNDEEQLAMLRTVQEKTILDLTTSIKEKEIEEAMNQGLVLDQSLASANERVAYYTQMLTKPVSVLEAKALSLNQIAIEVEIPATALHVAAVVGHLIPTVFGFADGDFSPGGSIESAAAALSSGSNIANNQANMTAVSASYTRRTEDWGLQLKLAQYEVTSIKIQKAINDIHVQNATTDLAVQNQNIANNQDLQQFYANKFTNREMYQWMIDQISSVYYQAFQMAQDLAQKAQVAYQFELNRNENIISYGYWSNTHRGLLAGEKLMADLGRLEKAYIDNNQRYLEIQKIVSLKMLSVTELEKLVKTGTCRISLMEQLYDRDFPGHYNRKIKTVSITIPAIVGPYQSIKATLRQQSNKVVTQPNLNTVKYLVSNEKGQAPGNNSLRINWRPNQQIAISKASGDSGLFELNFNDERYLPFEGTGAVSDWELSIPQATNAFDLSTISDVILYINYTAQDGGVEFAQQVSNLPEIKKTPLPLL; the protein is encoded by the coding sequence ATGACACATACAGATAAATCCACCGCTCGCTTAATGAAAACCGGACTTGCCGGAAACCTGGCCAGGCAGTTGGCCGGTAAAGGTATCCGGTCGGCTATTCAACTGGCCAATATATCTATTGACCAATTGCAGGAATTGCTCGGTGATGCCAGCCTGGGCAAGGATACCGTATACAATATCAGGAAAAGGGCAAGGGTGATGAAAGCGCTTATTGATAACCACCTGGTCACCGTTCGCGGACAGGTGTCGCCGGCTTACAAGGCGCTTGCTTCCACCAATCCCAACAACAACATCATCAATTTTCATGAGGGCATGGAAAGCTATCCGGAAATGTTTGGCAGCCCGGATTATGCTGCCGATGCCGAATTTGATTCCATGATCAGTCCGGCGGCCTACCTCGTTGACCTCATGCGCTACATCAACGAGTACATTATACAACCGCCCAATGAAGAAGACAAAGCACTGCTGCTGCAATCAAGACGTCCCGATATATGGAATATCCCCCTCGACCAGGAGCATACCGTGAAAGAAATTCCTTACCTGGAACTGGTGAACGGAATACTGCAAACCAAACTGGATAAGGAAGGTAGGATAGAAGCAGACGGCAGCGTCAATGAGCAGGATAAGATCGGAAATGCGCTGCAATATATGGCCGAAACCATCTTCCCGTTTAACCTCCCTTTTAATACGCCGTTAGAAAAGACCAGGAAATACCTCGAAGCCCTTCAAACCACCCTGTACGATATCTATACCACTTTTAACATAGATCCCGAAGCGCAAACCAGGGAGTACCTGAAGCTAACGCCGGAGCAAACCGCCTACCTCACCACGCCGTTGGTAAATAAAGACAGCTTAAACCTGGCGTATGGATACATTAAGACCGATAACCCTAAGCCGCATTTCACCGGCATTGAAAGCAATGCCAACCTTGGATCATTGACCAATGCCGAGGTATTTATGAACCAGGTGGCGTTTACGCAAACCAGCCAGTTGGAAGCATTGTTCTATCAGAACATCAACAGGGGCCTGCCGGGCGCCAATCAACTGCTGAATAACCTGTTTATTAATAAGCGCTCCAACCAACACCACCTTGTCTATAGCCCGGCTGAAACCACCGGGCCCGGCTGGGCAGATGAAGGGGTATGGACCGACGCTTCGTATTATTCCACCCTGCAACGGGTGGTGGCAGGGGATGAGTTGTACCTGTTGGTGCGCACCCAAAATGGTATGGATACCTGGCAATTCAACAGCGCTCATAGAAACTGGGTGCAGTTGACTGCTGCCACACCTGCCTGGTCGGATGAGGCCGGCTGGGACCAGGAGGAATATTATTCCACCATTCAGGCGGTGGCTGCTGAAAACGATAACCCGCTTGCCCATAAAAAGCTGTACCTGTTTGGCCGCTATGCAGATGGGATGCATGCCTGGGTGTTTGATACAACTACGCATACATGGGCCGAAGTTGTCAATGTACTGGAATGGCCCGACTGGTCTGATGCCAATGGCTGGAACAAACCTGAGTACTATCGCACCATCAAAACGGTGGCATTAGGACATAGAATATTTTTACTGGGCCGGCAACCCGGTGGGGTCCTTACCTGGTACCTTGATACAACACTGAATGTATGGACGCCGGTCATTCCCCCGCTTGATTCCGTGATACCTGATTTTACGGATGCGAAAGGCTGGACGAACCCAGCCTACTATCTAACTATTCAGGTAATTGCTTACAAGGATCAGCTTTTTTTAACCGGGCGCTCAGAATTTGGCATTGAAACCTATTCGCTTTATTTTATAGAAGAACAGGTGGCGGAATGGTTTTATGCTCCGTTTCCTTTTCCGCAATGGGAAGATTACACGCCATGGTGGCTGCCGGCTTCTTATCTCACGATCCAGACCTTTAAGGCAGATGATCATCTTTTCCTGCTTGGCTCGGGCCCCGATGGGATAGAACTATACTGGCTTGAACTGATTGAGCATGTTTTATTTCAATGGGTATATGTTCCTGCCGGCACTATGCCCAACTGGACGGTCGCTGATTGGCAGGATCCTTCCAACTATGCAACTATCCGGGCATTCGCTACAGGAAAGAACATCGGTTTGGTAGGACGAAGCGCTTCAGGCATCCAAACCTGGGAACTGGATCTGGCTAATTTACAATGGTCTCAATTAGAAGCGGGTTCACCGGCATGGTCAGATGCTGCCGGTTGGAATGATCCATCCTATTATACTACCATACACCCTGTAACTATCAATCATTCGGTTCTTTTAACCGGTTGTACCAAAACGGCTATTGATACATGGCGATTCAACGTGTTGAAGCAAACATGGGTGAAACAGGAATTGATAAAGGCAGTGATTGAGCTGGAAGATCAATTACAGTATGCCCGTTTGGATATGGCCGTGCTCGACCGGTTGAACCGTTTTATCAGGTTGGCCGGCATTACAGGATGGCCATATGAAGACCTTGATTGGGCATTCATTGCTACCGGTGCGGACGATATAACGATGGGCTCCCTTACGGCCCTTAAAGACCTGCAATGGATAATGGATGCATTAAACCTTACGGCATGGCAGGCAACTGCTTTCTGGCACGATATCAAAACCTATGGCGAAGGCAACGGACCGGTTTCCCAGGCCCCCTTCGATCTCGTCTTCAACCAACCCATGCCCTTTGTGAAGAGCAACCTGGCCACGATCAATGATCCATCGCCCAGGTTATACCATCCGCTTTACCAGCCCAACCCCAACTACCAGGACGAGCCCGTGGTTTGGCAAACAGATGGAAAGTCGGCAGGCAGTCATGCCATCATATTCCGTTTAATGGCAGCGTTAAACCTCGATGCCAGGAACTTAAAAGCATTGATAGATTACTTTAACGGATCAGCCTTATATACCAACTCCAATGAAATTCAACTAGGCGTGGAAAACCTGTCTGTTTTGTACAGGTATGCCTTATTGGCCAACTCACTTCAACTATCCATACCGGAGCTGGTCATTTTACTGGAGTTCCTGGACCTTAAAAACCTTTTCTTCTTTAGCAGCAGTGACATTGTTAGCATAGTTACCTGCAACCAGTGGATGGTGGAGAACAAACTGACTGTTTATCAGCTAAACTATATCAGCAACACCATCAGCAGTAAGTGGATTGATACGGGCTTCGATCTGCTGAAGGTGCCGGACCTGCTGAAATCCCTTTCAGCAGCAGCCATCCAATGGTACTTAAATGCGGGAGAATTGCAGTTTCAAAACCTGATGACCGAACCCATCAGCCGCGTTTTTTACAATACGCTTGCTTACAAAGGAGCAATAGATGACAGGGGTATTGTTTTGGAGAATGACTTCAGCTTTCCCGAAATATCCGGTTGTTTTGTTTGCGAAGAACTCTCTTTTGCCGTTCAGCATCAGCTTACACCAATAGGCAAGGTGGGCAATGTAGTAAAGGGAACAGCATCACAGATCATCATACCATCCAACCCCAATAGCAGCTTCCCGGTGCAAACGGCCGGGGCGGGCGCTGTGTGCTGTTGGTTTAAGTATGATGGGAAACAAACGGGTACCTGTACCCTGTATTCTTTGTATACTACCGGCCAAACACCCAATATTACCAAAGTGCAGCTCATAGGTGGCAGTCTGGTACTTACCACTCAAAACAATAACCCACAGGTAATTGGCAAAATACCGGATGGTGACCAGTGGCATTTCCTGGTCCTTTCCTACAAGGAGCAATTGATATCACTGGATAACCTGCCCCCGTTTACGAATCTGTCAGGGTTACAGATCCCGGCCGGTATTACAGGTACGCTTGCCCTGGGCGAAAGTGGGGACAGTTTTGAAACAGGTATGGCCGAATTAAGAGTGTTTGATGCCAGTGTTACAGCCGCAGCCATCGTGCAGGAATTATATCCTTCAGCGGATAATCCATCCGGTCCCGTCAAAGGCAACACCAACTATTGGCCGCTGAATGAAGGCCAGGGATCTGCAACGGCCAAAGATATAGCAGGGGATATCAACGGCGCCTATGCCGGTCAGCCTGCCTGGAACATTATTTTCAACACCGTCATTCCCGATGGATTTAACTACCTCGATACCAATGGATGCCTTATCCCTGCATTTGACCCGGTAACCAACGACCCGGGCAGTCAACCTTTCATTGACCTTTGGAAAACAATTGTCAACCTGCGGAACATCCTCAATAAAAAGATCAGCACGCAAAAGCAGGGCGCCTTACAGAAACTGGCAGATTACTTCCAGGTAAATAAAAACCTGGCGGTGTATGCTGATTATATGGCTGCAAAGGATGAATTCCCGCACTATGTACAAACCCTGTTGGCATACAGGTTCAGCCTGAACTGGCTTGAATTCTCCCTGGACCTTGACCGTACTGCTCCTTTTATCAGCAATTACCTGGTAGACCAGTTCAATGCCAATAAGATCAATATCAGGGAGAAGGCAACCATTACCAGGCTCCCGGATGCTGATGGCAATCCTGCCAATAAGTGGCTGATCACTGAATCGGCCGATGACCTGTACTTTTTAGATAAAAGGGATGGCGCCCTGGATATCTATAAGCTGTTGCCGGCTGAAAGGCCGCTCGTCTTCGCGGCCGATGGTTCTTTTCCAACTGATGACAAATACAGCAAATACCATATTGACGGATCATTTAACCAGGATAGACCAGCCTTGTATTTCAGTAGTTCCGACGGGCAGTTGGCCGCACTGCTCAAAGAGGGGGATTATGTGCGTGTTGTTATCTATGAGTTGCCCGGTACTGAAAAGGACATTGTTGCACAGATAAATGATTTCATAACTGATCTGGGACAATTGTTGTTTACAGTGAAAACCCTGCAATTGTCTGATGAAGAATTTAAGTGCCTTGTTGATAACAGCGACCGGTTCTTTACATCTGCCAGGGAAACAACCCGCGGCGTATTCAGTCTTGATCAGATCAAAGCCGTCTTACTGTTTAAAAAACTCAACAGCACGTACCAGGAAGAAGACATGTCTTTTGCCAATTACTTCTACAGGCCCGATGACATGGGTTCACTGGTAAATTATATCGCTCAACTTACGCAGTGGGATGCACAGGGCTTACAACAATTGTCGCAGTGGAATTGCCCTTATGAGTTATTTGCCACCATCAATATCCCGGGCAACCTGAATCCTTCGGCCACAGCCATCGGGGCAGGCGGCAGTTATGCCATCGCTGGTTATCCATCGTTAAACAGCGTGTTGGTGTATCAACTGGAAGGGGAGAAATGGGAAGCGTTGCCGGCTATCCCTGCCCCGCAACATGCCGGTTCTTTTGGCGCCGCAGTAATGATACAAAGCTATGCTGATGTGGATACAATAAAACTGCGGGCCTTCATAACCGATACAGCCGTAAACAATGGTGCAGGGGTGGTATATATCTATGAATACAACAGGGACACCAAAATGTGGAGCCAGCCAATCTCCTTAACAGCGCCCGATGCTGCTGCAGGAGCAGCCTTCGGCAATACAATCGCTGTTTACGGGAATAGGCTTGCCATAGGAGCGCCAAATGCCGGCGCTAACCAATCCGGTAATGTGTACCTGTTTCAATACGGATCCGGCCAGTGGACGTATCAAAAAGCAGACTTCCCTGTTCAGTCTGGCGATAAATCAGTAGGAAGCTCCATCAGCTTATACGACGATATCATCACCATCGGGTCGGTCAGCTATGCCTATATTTTCAGGATCAACAATGCTGCTGTTGTTCCGGTGGTGCCGGCCGTTCCCTGCAGTACGGCAAAAGTGGTCACCAACGGAAATATTGTAGTGATGTCTGCTATGTCGGGCGTCCATCCGGTCATCAGTTACATCACAGATGTCAATACTGACAAGCCGTCAACAATAAAAGCATTGACCAACGCGGCATTTTCGGGCATTTGCACCATTGCCATAGAGGATGATGCGTTGGTGGTGAATGATGCCACCAATACCTGCTTTATTTATTACATCCAGGATAATATCCTCTCCTTCCGCAATGCTTTTCAACTGCCTGCCTGCCCGCTCATATCCCTTCAGCCCTGGCCCATAGCGCTCAGTGAGGGTAACTTAATCATCGGAGCGGCCGATGGGAACAAACCCATCCTGCTTTTTTATGGCACAAAGCATGATATACATTGGTTCGGTTTTGCGGATGATTGTTTTAAGCTGGCCAATAAACTGGGCGTAAGTATCGGATCTTTACTGGGATTTATCGGCCTCTCCAAACTTCAACTAAAAGTAAGGAGTACAACAGACAATCCTGACCCTGACCCTGATCATAATAATGCCATCTATGCGTCCTATGAGGATTATGCCGCTAAATTGGCCAGCGCCCTTGCCATAGGGCGTTCTCCGGATGAATGGGATACCGTTTACAATCCTTTGCGGAATAAATTCCTGGAGCGCGAACGGGATGCCCTTGCGGGGTACATGATCTTTTCCCTGCGCAACCGCTTTACAGATATAACAGGTATTAATGACCTGTATGAGCTATTGCTGATTGATGTCGGGTCTGGCGGTTGCCGCAGCATTTCAACAATCAAGGCTGCCCTGAACAGCCTGCAACTATATATAGAGCGTTGCAGGATGCAATTGGAACCCTATACTTCCATAAGAGGAAATGAAGAGGAAGGGAATGCTGCAGAAGTGGAGTGGAGCTGGATGTCGCACTACAGGATATGGGAAGCCAACCGGGAGGTGTTCCTGTTCCCGGAAAAATATATTGATCCTACCCTTCGTAAAGACAAAACAAGCGTGTATGCCGATCTGCAAAATAAACTGAGCCAGTCCAATCTGACTAACGACAGCGCTACAGCGGCCTTTCAATCTTATTTTCATGATCTTGAAGCGCTTACCGGTCTTACCGTTGTATCAAGTTGTATGGGGCGCATCGCCAGTTTTGTCAATGGCAGGATCATCATAAAAAATACCTGGTTCGTCATTGCCAAAACAAAGAACAGGAATGAAGGGTATTATTACAGGATGGCCGACGCCATCCTTCCTGCGGATACGCCTGATACCTGGGTCAACTGGACCAACTGGGAGAAAATAAACATCAGCATCAGGGGCGATAGTGCAGCCTGTATCTATGCCGGCGGCAGGTTATATCTTTTCTGGCTTGAATTTACCCGGCAGCAGGTATCCGGCAACAGCAATACCTATTCTTCGGATAAGACTTTTCATTATGACACAAAAGTGTATTATTCATTCCAAAACTCCAACGGGCAATGGGCAAACCCCCATGAAGTACCCGATCCGGACAATGCGCTTGATTTTACCTTCATACCCTCCGGTGTTGATCCGGCGCAAGTAATACTGCCACCCAAACCGGATATCAATGTTTTTAATGATTACCTGGATATTGCTGATCTCCTGATCAGCATTGGCGCTCAGAATGGCGGTATCAAACCTTCCTCCGAATTAAGCCTGCCTGTTGATGCTGTTTTAAACCTGTACGAGCGATACATGTGGACCTTTGATAAGACCAATGCAGACCTGCGCGGGAATTATCCATTGGGAACGGGGAAGGGCGTGTCATTTGTTCCCGGCAAAGGCGTGTTTGTCAATAGAGGCGTGCTCGATTTAAGCATGTCCTATCAGGGAGGTCTCCTCTTGCCATCTTATTTCAATACCTGGTTCAACGACAGTTTTACACTGGGGTGCTGGATCAGTCCACTGGTTACGGCAGGTACCAGGCCCATTCTATACCCTGCTGCCGCAGCGCCCTATCCGCTTTCTATACAATTAATAAACGGGAATGTGGTTGTTGGTGTTGGTCCCCAGGTAATAACAAGCAATACGCAACTCTGGAACAAGGCCTGGTACTTTATAGTTGTCCGTTACAATGCCCAAACACGGGAGCTATCCATTTTTATTAATGGGGCGCTGGATAACCGGGCGATCATGACGGATGGCCTGCAGGGAAATGTACCCCTGTTATTGGGATCTGACGGCGCCAACTTTGCTTACGGGAACATGGCGGATATGTTTATGGTCCATGCCACTTTGCCTGATCCGGAGGTGTTAACTATCTATACACAATACATCGGCTTTGAGGTGTCGGATGATGTTGAAAGTTATGAATGGGAATTGAACACCAACCTGGAGGAAGTGCAGCATGATCCAGACTATGCACTATTGCCGTCCTCACTCCCTGCTCATTTCGTCAACCTGGATATTCCGCCACTCAATGCCAGGAATGTGCTGGATTTGAATCTTGGCGGCAGCTACCATCAATATGCCACACTGCCGGCCCATTTCAATACTTTTTTCAATCATAGCTTCACCATAGGTATCTGGGTATTGGGCAACTTTGTGAGCACTGGCGACTATCCCATTTTGGCTTCCTCCGCAGCAACACCCGGCGAATCTTTCTGTTTGCTGATCAGGGATGATACAGCGTTTATGGATTTTTACAATAGCAGTACGCAGGGCAAGGTACAACTGGCAGCCAACAAATGGTATTTCCTGGTATTTACCTATGATGAAGCATCACAAACACAAAGCATATTTGTGAATGGATTGCCGGATAATGCTTCTGCAGGGCACCTGCCTTATACCGGCAGTTCGCCGCTCAACCTGGGCTTATACAACAATGCTTATACGACTTGCCTGATGGCTGATTTACTGTTGGTCAACAAAGCATTGTCTGCTTCGCAGATCTGGGCCATTTATACAGGCATTGACAAGCCCCGCAATCTTCCTGCGCCTGCTGACAACACCATGGCGCTTAATGTCATTCAAAACGTAAACGGCAGAAGGATACAACGGCTTAATGAAGATTTGTTCATGGGCGGCGCTGATTATTTATATGCAAAGAACTCCGGTAACATTACCGCGTCTGATCTGTCAGCAGGGGCGCCCTATGGGAAATACACCTGGGAGCTGTTTTACCACATTCCCATGCTGATTGCTCAATTGTTGAGCAGTAACCAGCATTTTGAAGATGCCAAACGCTGGTATGAGTACCTGTTTAAACCAACGGCGGCCGATCAAAGCAATGACCGTTTTTGGCAGTTGGGCTATTTCAGAAGCCTGGGTAAACCGGAAGACATTGTAAAGATCCTTACCGGCAACGCGCAAAAAGATACAGACCAGGTCTTGCTATACGACCTGGACCCCTTCGATCCTGAAGCAATAGCTTACCTGCGTCCCGGGGCATTTGAGAAGAAGACCGTGGTCAACTATATCACGAATTTGCTGAACTGGGGCGATAACCTGTTTAGCCAGTATACCTGGGAAACCATCACGCAGGCGGAAATGTTATATGTGCTGGCAAAAGAACTACTGGGGAAAAGACCCGATATCTCAGGGAGCTTTAAGAAAAGAGTGCCCATCACCATAGCGGAGATTGAAAACGAATATCAAAATCACATTCCCCAGTTTGTGATCGATATAGAAGATATGCAGCCCCCGGTACATCCCCGGATGCAATATACGCCCCGGCTTTCTGCTTCCCTGTCCAACTTCTACTTTGGTATCCCGGAAAACGATGAACTGGCTGTCTGCCAGGACCTCGTGGAGACCAGGCTCTTTGAGATCAGGAATTGCCTCAACATCCTGGGCCAGCAACAATCACTGGCATTGTTTGAACCACCCATCAATCCGATGATGCTGGTGGCGGCAGGCGCCGCGGGCGTCAACCTGGCCGACGTTCCGATCAGCTATGCAACAACGATCCCGTATTTCAGGTTCGCTAAAATGATAGAGTATGCCAAAGCAGTGACGGAAAGGGTGATTGATTTTGGCCGCCAGATCCTGGGTGCACTGGAAAGGAATGATGAAGAGCAACTGGCCATGCTGCGTACGGTGCAGGAAAAGACCATCCTTGACCTTACTACCTCCATCAAAGAAAAGGAAATAGAAGAGGCCATGAACCAGGGCCTGGTCCTGGACCAAAGCCTGGCTAGCGCTAATGAAAGGGTGGCTTACTATACCCAAATGCTGACAAAACCAGTTTCTGTGCTGGAAGCAAAAGCCCTTTCATTAAACCAAATAGCCATAGAGGTGGAGATACCTGCCACCGCCTTGCATGTGGCAGCAGTAGTGGGTCATCTGATACCCACTGTTTTTGGATTTGCCGATGGGGATTTCAGTCCCGGTGGCTCCATAGAATCTGCCGCCGCTGCCTTAAGTTCGGGCAGCAATATCGCCAATAACCAGGCCAATATGACCGCCGTTTCTGCGTCTTATACCCGCAGGACTGAAGACTGGGGATTGCAATTAAAACTGGCGCAGTATGAAGTCACTTCCATAAAAATACAAAAAGCCATCAACGACATCCATGTGCAGAATGCTACTACAGACCTGGCAGTACAAAATCAAAATATCGCCAACAACCAGGACCTGCAGCAATTCTATGCCAATAAATTCACCAACCGGGAAATGTACCAATGGATGATCGACCAGATCAGTTCCGTCTATTACCAGGCATTCCAGATGGCGCAGGACCTGGCCCAAAAAGCACAGGTAGCCTACCAGTTCGAACTGAACAGGAATGAAAACATCATCAGCTATGGTTATTGGAGCAATACCCACCGGGGGTTACTGGCAGGCGAAAAACTGATGGCCGACCTGGGCAGGTTGGAAAAAGCTTATATTGACAATAACCAGCGATACCTCGAAATACAAAAGATCGTATCCTTAAAGATGCTGTCTGTAACGGAACTCGAGAAGCTGGTAAAAACAGGAACCTGCAGGATCAGTTTAATGGAACAATTGTATGACAGGGATTTTCCCGGTCATTACAACCGGAAAATAAAAACGGTGTCCATTACCATTCCTGCTATTGTGGGTCCTTATCAATCTATAAAAGCTACGCTCCGGCAGCAGTCCAACAAAGTGGTCACACAGCCCAACCTGAATACCGTAAAATATCTGGTCAGCAATGAAAAGGGGCAGGCGCCGGGCAACAATTCATTACGGATCAACTGGCGGCCGAATCAGCAAATAGCTATTTCCAAAGCAAGTGGCGACAGTGGTCTATTTGAACTTAATTTTAATGACGAACGATACCTGCCATTTGAAGGAACAGGGGCTGTGTCTGACTGGGAGTTAAGCATTCCGCAGGCCACCAATGCTTTTGACCTGAGTACCATCTCCGATGTGATCCTATACATCAATTATACTGCACAGGATGGGGGAGTGGAATTTGCACAACAGGTAAGCAACTTGCCGGAAATAAAAAAGACCCCTTTACCATTGCTGTAA